The proteins below come from a single Streptomyces sp. MRC013 genomic window:
- a CDS encoding HAD family hydrolase, whose amino-acid sequence MEIRAILWDIDDTIFDYASADRAGMRRHLRDEGLAGRFDGVEDALRRWREATVLHWARFAAGETTWEGQLRDRVRTFLGAPLGDDEADAWFERYLAHYEAAWALFPDALPVLSVLAAGYRHAVLSNSSLLNQDRKLRLLGVRDRFEVVLCAADIGVSKPDAAAFHIACDALGLAPGEVVYVGDQPDIDARGAAEAGLLGVWLDRSGLGGRPELPRITDLHQLPALLRGDTRFGAPDTFG is encoded by the coding sequence ATGGAGATCCGCGCGATCCTGTGGGACATCGATGACACGATCTTCGACTACGCCTCCGCCGACCGGGCCGGGATGCGCCGGCACCTCCGGGACGAGGGGCTGGCCGGTCGGTTCGACGGGGTCGAGGACGCCCTGCGGCGGTGGCGGGAGGCGACCGTGCTGCACTGGGCGCGGTTCGCCGCGGGGGAGACCACGTGGGAGGGGCAGCTTCGCGACCGCGTCCGCACGTTCCTGGGCGCACCCCTGGGCGACGACGAGGCCGACGCCTGGTTCGAGCGGTACCTGGCGCACTACGAGGCGGCCTGGGCGCTGTTCCCGGACGCCCTCCCCGTACTGAGCGTCCTCGCCGCCGGGTACCGGCACGCCGTCCTGTCGAACTCCTCCCTCCTCAACCAGGACCGCAAGCTCCGCCTCCTCGGCGTGCGCGACCGGTTCGAGGTGGTGCTCTGCGCCGCCGACATCGGCGTGTCCAAGCCCGACGCCGCCGCCTTCCACATCGCCTGCGACGCCCTCGGCCTGGCCCCGGGCGAGGTGGTGTACGTCGGCGACCAGCCCGACATCGACGCCCGGGGCGCCGCCGAGGCGGGCCTCCTGGGGGTGTGGCTGGACCGCTCCGGCCTCGGCGGCCGCCCCGAGCTCCCCCGGATCACCGACCTCCACCAGCTTCCCGCCCTGCTCCGCGGCGATACCCGTTTTGGAGCGCCGGACACCTTCGGGTAA
- the gltX gene encoding glutamate--tRNA ligase yields the protein MANATVRVRFCPSPTGNPHVGLVRTALFNWAFARHHGGTMVFRIEDTDAARDSEESYRQLLDAMRWLGLDWDEGPEVGGPHAPYRQSQRMDVYRDVVARLLEGGHAYRCYCTAEELDERREAARAAGRPSGYDGHCRELTAERVSAYEAEGRAAIVRFRMPDEPITFRDLVRGELTFTPDNVPDYGIVRANGAPLYTLVNPVDDALMEITHVLRGEDLLSSTPRQIALYKALIELGVAKAIPEFGHLPYVMGEGNKKLSKRDPQSSLNLYRERGFLPEGLLNYLSLLGWSFSADQDVFTIPQMIERFDVADVNANPARFDLKKAEAINADHIRMLDAKAFVDACEPWLRAPHAPWAPEDFDRGAWERIAPHAQTRLTVLSEITQNVDFLFLKEPVEDEASWQKAMKGDPAALLTTARAKLEAADWSSPESLKDAVLKAGEEHGLKLGKAQAPVRVAVTGRTVGLPLFESLEVLGRDRTLARVDAALAKLAA from the coding sequence GTGGCTAACGCGACCGTCCGCGTACGTTTCTGTCCCTCGCCGACCGGCAACCCCCACGTGGGCCTGGTCCGCACCGCCCTGTTCAACTGGGCCTTCGCCCGGCACCACGGCGGCACCATGGTCTTCCGCATCGAGGACACCGACGCGGCCCGCGACTCCGAGGAGTCCTACCGGCAGCTCCTCGACGCCATGCGCTGGCTCGGCCTCGACTGGGACGAGGGCCCCGAGGTCGGCGGCCCCCACGCGCCGTACCGCCAGTCGCAGCGCATGGACGTCTACCGGGACGTCGTCGCCCGGCTCCTGGAGGGCGGCCACGCCTACCGCTGCTACTGCACCGCCGAGGAGCTGGACGAGCGCCGCGAGGCCGCCCGCGCCGCCGGCAGGCCCTCCGGCTACGACGGCCACTGCCGCGAGCTGACCGCCGAGCGGGTCTCCGCGTACGAGGCGGAGGGCCGCGCCGCGATCGTCCGCTTCCGCATGCCCGACGAGCCGATCACCTTCCGCGACCTGGTCCGCGGCGAGCTGACCTTCACCCCGGACAACGTCCCGGACTACGGCATCGTCCGCGCCAACGGCGCCCCGCTGTACACGCTGGTCAACCCGGTCGACGACGCGTTGATGGAGATCACGCACGTACTGCGCGGCGAGGACCTGCTCTCCTCCACCCCGCGCCAGATCGCCCTGTACAAGGCGCTGATCGAACTGGGCGTCGCCAAGGCGATCCCGGAGTTCGGCCACCTGCCGTACGTCATGGGCGAGGGCAACAAGAAGCTCTCCAAGCGCGACCCGCAGTCCTCGCTGAACCTCTACCGGGAGCGCGGCTTCCTCCCCGAGGGGCTGCTGAACTACCTGTCGCTCCTCGGCTGGTCCTTCTCCGCCGACCAGGACGTCTTCACGATCCCGCAGATGATCGAGAGGTTCGACGTCGCGGACGTCAACGCCAACCCGGCCCGCTTCGACCTGAAGAAGGCCGAGGCGATCAACGCCGACCACATCCGCATGCTGGACGCGAAGGCGTTCGTCGACGCCTGCGAGCCGTGGCTGCGGGCCCCGCACGCCCCGTGGGCGCCCGAGGACTTCGACCGCGGGGCGTGGGAGCGGATCGCCCCGCACGCCCAGACGCGCCTGACGGTCCTCTCCGAGATCACCCAGAACGTCGACTTCCTGTTCCTGAAGGAGCCGGTCGAGGACGAGGCGTCCTGGCAGAAGGCGATGAAGGGCGATCCGGCGGCGCTCCTCACCACCGCCCGCGCGAAGCTGGAGGCCGCCGACTGGTCCAGCCCCGAGTCGCTGAAGGACGCCGTCCTGAAGGCGGGCGAGGAGCACGGGCTGAAACTCGGCAAGGCCCAGGCCCCGGTACGCGTCGCCGTCACCGGCCGCACGGTCGGCCTGCCCCTCTTCGAGTCCCTGGAGGTCCTGGGCCGGGACAGGACCCTGGCCCGCGTCGACGCGGCCCTGGCGAAGCTGGCGGCGTAG
- a CDS encoding fumarylacetoacetate hydrolase family protein, with the protein MRIARFSIDGNVAFGAVEGESAPGAEGGLVLDIIKGIPYTDFELSGTKVPLDKVRLLPPVLPNKVVAIGRNYAEHAAELGNEVPEVPVAFLKPTTSVIGSGDAIEYPSFSNELHHEAELAVVIGRMCREVPRERVRDVVFGYTCANDVTARDAQRREKQWARAKGFDTSCPLGPWVETDLDPGDLAVQCTVNGEQRQLGRTSDMVRSVEDLVVHITEAMTLLPGDVILTGTPAGVGPLNVGDEVAVTIEGIGTLTNKVIKRG; encoded by the coding sequence GTGCGCATCGCCAGGTTCTCCATCGACGGCAATGTCGCCTTCGGCGCGGTCGAGGGTGAAAGCGCCCCCGGCGCGGAGGGCGGCCTCGTCCTCGACATCATCAAGGGCATCCCGTACACCGACTTCGAACTCAGCGGCACGAAGGTCCCGCTGGACAAGGTCCGGCTCCTGCCGCCGGTGCTCCCCAACAAGGTCGTGGCCATCGGCCGCAACTACGCGGAGCACGCCGCGGAACTCGGCAACGAGGTCCCCGAGGTGCCCGTCGCCTTCCTCAAACCCACCACCTCCGTGATCGGCTCCGGCGACGCCATCGAGTACCCCTCCTTCTCGAACGAGCTGCACCACGAGGCCGAGCTCGCCGTCGTCATCGGCCGCATGTGCCGAGAGGTCCCCCGCGAGCGCGTCAGGGACGTCGTCTTCGGCTACACCTGCGCCAACGACGTCACCGCCCGCGACGCGCAGAGGCGCGAGAAGCAGTGGGCCCGCGCCAAGGGCTTCGACACCTCCTGCCCCCTGGGCCCCTGGGTGGAGACCGACCTCGACCCGGGCGACCTGGCCGTCCAGTGCACGGTCAACGGCGAACAGCGCCAGCTCGGTCGTACGAGCGACATGGTCCGCTCCGTCGAGGACCTGGTCGTCCACATCACCGAGGCCATGACGCTGCTCCCCGGCGACGTGATCCTCACCGGCACCCCCGCCGGGGTCGGCCCCCTCAACGTCGGCGACGAGGTCGCCGTCACCATCGAAGGCATCGGCACTCTCACCAACAAGGTGATCAAGCGTGGCTAA